GAAACACCTATGCTCAGCAACGGTAAAAAAGTGATCGATCTGCACAGCACCTTGCAAAGTATTGAAGCGCTAAAAACGCAAGAATACCAACCGAAAGAATGGGTCACCAAACCCACTTCGCACGGCAACCGCTACCACGAAGTACCCGTTCGCAAGGCGCATCACAGTTCACTGCTCTGGGTTTCTGTACTGCTAGGCGCGGGCGTCCTCGGCGTCCTCGGCTACATTGTTTTTAATATCTAAAGCAAAACGCACGCAATAAAAAAGCCGGAACGATTTCTCATTCCGGCTTTGTGTTCAGACTTTCATCTGCCCTTCCCGTTACCGATCCTTGGCAGTGTCTCTGTACTATTACTGCTGTTGTTCTATTGTTATTGTTCTTCAGCTTTTCTTCTTGTTATCGGCATGTGGCGTTCGTTGTTTTTGTTACCGCTGCCGCTTCTTATTGTAATTTTTTGTTCTTGTGCTTTTGTTATCGCAAACTGCGTGCCAACTTTTTACATGCTTTAAAATCAATCAATTACCTGTTTTCGCTTGTGTAAACTGCTGCGGAGTAACACTTTTTGTTACCGCATATGACGCACAGTGTTACCTGTTCACCCACTTGATCGGCTAACTCGCACAAATATTCGTTTTACCGCATAAGTTGCTTTGTCCCGTCCGTATTCTGTGGAACAATGCTGGAAATAGGAGGTATTTGTGGTAGACGCGGAAGGTTTTCGTCCCAATGTCGGCATCATGCTGGCCAACGCACAAGGGGAGCTGCTGTGGGCTCGCCGTGTTGGCGGTATGGACGCATGGCAGTTTCCGCAGGGCGGCATTCAAGCGCAGGAAGATCCTGAAGCAGCGCTGTTTCGCGAGTTGCGCGAAGAAGTGGGGCTCATGCCCAGCGATGTGCGCATCATGGGCTGCACGCGCGGCTGGCTGCGTTACCGTCTCCCACCCCGCCTGATCCGC
The DNA window shown above is from Cellvibrionales bacterium and carries:
- a CDS encoding RNA pyrophosphohydrolase, whose product is MVDAEGFRPNVGIMLANAQGELLWARRVGGMDAWQFPQGGIQAQEDPEAALFRELREEVGLMPSDVRIMGCTRGWLRYRLPPRLIRRHQNPLCIGQKQKWFFLQMLGEESSIHFDNSDEPPEFDQWRWVSYWHPLTQVVSFKREVYRSALKELAPYHLTLSNRLSHA